The Aneurinibacillus migulanus genome contains the following window.
TAGTGCCCCAGCTCCTTCAAACACCTTCATAGCTAATTCCGGCTGATTCACATCTTTACCTGCGTACCCCGGAACTAATCGGTTTCTTTGATCAAGGGATAATCTTATAGTTGTGTCTTGCATACCCAGAGGTTGGCAGATGAACTCAAGCAGAGCTTTCTCTAAATCCGTCCCAAGTTTTTGTGCTAAATATCTTCCGAGCAATCCCATTCCTTCATTGGAATAGCGAAAAACCTTTCCAACCCTACCAGGTGATACCTTACTTAAGTACGTAATGGCTTCTTGAACACCAAACAAACAATAAGGATCGCGGTATGTTTTTTTATCAAATTGGTTCATGATTGTTTTAATCAGTGATATTGACGGCAACCCGGACGTGTGAGTCGAGAGATGTTTGAGTGTAACTGGATGTTCAATCTGCAAGGCTTGCTCATACTTGCCTATTGAATCATCCAAATTGACTACACCTTTCTCTACCAATAAAGACAGCAATGAATAAGACAGCATATTTTCGTTTGTTTATATATTGCTGGAGCATTTGTCGGGTCGATTTCCCTAGAGTATTTAACAATTCTGTATTCATTCAGCATCACCCCTGGTTTGAATACGAGTTCCTGAATAGTGCTGTGGAATAAGTTCGCATGAACTATTTTTTTCCCCTTTAAGATGTCGATCCATAAAGCATAATGTAGCCTCATTGATGATACGGTGATTACGTTTTACATCCGGACTGATAACCTTCATAATAGGCGAATAAAGGGGAATGTCTGTAAAACTAAGGTGCCCTGCTTGTTCTATATCTAGAATATAACCC
Protein-coding sequences here:
- a CDS encoding serine hydrolase domain-containing protein, whose translation is MLSYSLLSLLVEKGVVNLDDSIGKYEQALQIEHPVTLKHLSTHTSGLPSISLIKTIMNQFDKKTYRDPYCLFGVQEAITYLSKVSPGRVGKVFRYSNEGMGLLGRYLAQKLGTDLEKALLEFICQPLGMQDTTIRLSLDQRNRLVPGYAGKDVNQPELAMKVFEGAGALRSTVTDMLQFLSVYLGIYADHPMSKPFHVTQQEHISQGKSFGVGLGWIIDKRNGIIWHNGSTHGYSSFLGCDPYNSIGIVILSNYRPNLMDDTLNRIGYEILTQIRENK